A region from the Lolium perenne isolate Kyuss_39 chromosome 4, Kyuss_2.0, whole genome shotgun sequence genome encodes:
- the LOC127347924 gene encoding uncharacterized protein — MLQPIGQYGEDLDGPTPYEMGGPILKKRKRRVEESFKVHRQCWELTGCTIMTDAWTDIRGRGVMNLVVHSAYGVVFLDSVDCSAVKKDGKYIFKLVDSCIEEIGEKHVVQVVTDNASVNQAASTLLKVKRPNIFWNGCAAHSIDLMLEDIGKLPAVDAIITQARSVTVFLYAHTRVLSLMREFLGRDLVRTGITWFATAYLNLKSLLDNKKDLQKLFRLDQMEDMGYCKKVKGRDAKRSIRSDSFWVGVDIAIKFFEPLANLLRRMDSDIPAMGFIYGSFLDAKKEIVARFENDEHETNFQEVLDIVDKRWDRKLKGPLHRAGYFLNPYYYYENKLDIKLDGTFKDGLVACLEKMVSDGKKIDTMTEEIQAYQDEEGSFGRVSAKRQRRNKSFDPAKWWSNHGSSATNLRILAMRILSLTCSSSACERNFSVFQQVHTKRRNRLLHDKMRDPVFIKANSQLDQRRMMKQDRDPIEDTTYADAVENEHNEWITGIVPEVLQNADEPEDEHVEVQQEEPTSVQTRARGAALKRKKVQRPRKKKLLPVFHDDDLQSAISSTDSDDDVNSSSSSD; from the exons ATGCTGCAACCCATTGGACAATATGGCGAGGATCTGGACGGTCCTACTCCTTATGAAATGGGTGGGCCAAtcttgaagaagaggaagagaagaGTAGAGGAATCTTTCAAGGTGCATAGGCAGTGTTGGGAGCTTACTGGATGTACAATAATGACTGACGCATGGACTGACATAAGAGGAAGAGGAGTCATGAATCTTGTAGTTCACAGTGCATATGGTGTGGTCTTCCTTGATTCTGTCGACTGTTCAGCTGTGAAGAAAGATGGAAAATATATATTTAAACTTGTTGATAGTTGCATAGAGGAGATTGGTGAGAAGCATGTAGTTCAAGTGGTGACTGACAATGCAAGTGTGAATCAAGCAGCATCAACATTGCTGAAAGTAAAACGCCCAAATATATTTTGGAATGGTTGTGCTGCCCACTCTATTGATTTGATGTTAGAGGATATTGGCAAGCTTCCAGCAGTTGACGCAATAATTACACAAGCAAGATCTGTCACAGTATTCCTTTATGCTCACACTAGAGTTTTGTCCCTAATGAGGGAATTCCTTGGCAGAGATCTGGTGAGGACGGGCATTACATGGTTTGCAACAGCATACCTGAACTTGAAGAGCTTGCTGGACAACAAAAAGGATTTGCAGAAGTTATTTAGATTAGATCAGATGGAAGACATGGGGTACTGCAAAAAGGTGAAAGGCCGAGATGCAAAACGAAGTATTCGCTCCGATAGTTTTTGGGTAGGAGTTGATATTGCTATCAAGTTCTTTGAGCCTTTGGCTAATTTACTCCGGAGAATGGACAGTGACATACCAGCTATGGGATTCATATATGGATCCTTTTTGGATGCAAAGAAAGAGATTGTTGCCCGGTTTGAAAATGATGAGCATGAGACTAACTTTCAGGAAGTGCTGGATATTGTGGATAAAAGATGGGACAGAAAACTAAAGGGGCCACTACATAGAGCTGGATATTTCTTAAATCCATACTACTACTATGAAAATAAGCTGGACATTAAGTTAGATGGAACATTTAAGGATGGGCTTGTTGCTTGCTTGGAGAAAATGGTTTCAGATGGTAAGAAAATTGACACAATGACGGAGGAGATTCAGgcatatcaagatgaagaaggTTCATTCGGAAGAGTCAGTGCTAAAAGGCAGCGGAGAAACAAAAGCTTCGACCCAG CTAAATGGTGGTCCAACCATGGGTCAAGCGCAACAAATCTCAGGATATTGGCGATGCGGATTTTGAGTTTGACATGCAGCTCCTCTGCTTGTGAGAGGAACTTTAGTGTCTTTCAGCAG GTTCACACTAAGAGACGCAATAGGCTGCTTCATGACAAGATGAGAGATCCTGTCTTTATCAAGGCTAACTCCCAACTAGACCAAAGGAGAATGATGAAACAAGACAGAGATCCTATTGAGGACACAACTTATGCAGATGCTGTAGAAAATGAGCATAATGAGTGGATCACAGGCATTGTGCCTGAAGTTCTGCAAAATGCAGATGAACCTGAAGATGAACATGTTGAAGTTCAACAAGAAGAACCAACATCAGTGCAAACAAGAGCTCGCGGTGCTGCATTAAAAAGAAAAAAAGTTCAGCGGCCTAGGAAGAAGAAATTACTCCCAGTATTCCATGATGATGACCTCCAATCTGCAATTTCTTCTACAGATTCAGATGATGATGTCaattcatcttcttcatctgatTAA
- the LOC127296653 gene encoding large ribosomal subunit protein eL21x/eL21w: protein MPAGHGLRSRTRDLFARGFRKKGYIPLTTYLRTYKVGEHVDVKVNGAVHKGMPHKFYHGRTGRVWNVTKRAIGVEINKQVGNRIIKKRIHVRVEHVQPSRCQEEFRLRKINNDKLKAEAKARGEVISTKRQPAGPKPGFMVEGTTIETVTPIPYDVVNDLKGGY from the exons ATGCCGGCGGGGCACGGGCTTCGGTCGCGGACGCGCGACCTCTTCGCGCGGGGCTTCCGCAAGAAGGGGTACATCCCGCTCACCACCTACCTGCGCACCTACAAGGTCGGCGAGCACGTCGACGTCAAGGTGAACGGCGCCGTCCACAAGGGCATGCCGCACAAGTTCTACCACGGCCGCACCGGACGCGTCTGGAACGTCACCAAGCGCGCCATCGGCGTCGAGATCAACAAGCAG GTTGGTAACCGCATCATCAAGAAGAGGATCCATGTCCGTGTGGAGCATGTGCAGCCATCCAGGTGCCAGGAGGAGTTCCGCCTGAGGAAAATCAACAACGACAAGCTCAAGGCAGAGGCCAAGGCCCGTGGTGAGGTCATCAGCACCAAGAGGCAGCCTGCAGGTCCCAAGCCAGGGTTCATGGTTGAGGGCACTACCATCGAGACAGTCACCCCCATCCCATATGACGTGGTCAACGATCTCAAGGGTGGTTACTAG
- the LOC127296652 gene encoding uncharacterized protein: MGPAVIEIVSDDETEVSPAAKPPADALDWASTLLLDDDLGGFGEGLVDDSKLIQDFLATLEGEKKSAAAAAAEDDDDDDCVILEGDPDKPLVLVVKEEKKPGDKDGPDEEELQVLGEKGEVACRDFPHPRHLCAKLPFRTGFHANHCTMCHCYVCDSPAPCPSWGKGTLPTDHCHATDKDGKWSKQRQLLKRKGLSPSKHENIKKMLLSSTRTPSSQQYTGHQVSVPQPFTPLGITVNQPSAGRVPVASNVIQNQQMHPPVRAAQNVVPAVHLPKASAPAPKTTGKRSKKPVAAPTVYTAPNGYGLNRAVPNDVPWRPEPLGVIQTQGAPGSHGMPGSNGLPGMNGAPGRNGLPGMNGAPGRNGLPGMNGAPGRNGLPGMNGAPGRNGLPGMKGAPGRNGLPGMKGAPGRNGLPGSNGLPGMNGAPGRNGQPGRNGLHGSYGAQGRDGAAGSNGAAGRPGQPGGTVTVIHGNPTQRSLAAPVQVHPRAHLRAALGTMQALQYSAWTAPGTQRAQDPSAIQKSWQAALANLASDLGVSDYNTNPPQVQQPVSTQPLQHSQLLSQAKASQGGEMQHSNTPATAQMRPSSNGLCQLNPKSEKSVVGMPKTQATQALCVMNSHSSLAPSETYLKSLVAKPAAKQ; this comes from the exons ATGGGGCCGGCGGTAATCGAGATCGTCTCCGACGACGAGACGGAGGTCTCTCCAGCTGCCAAGCCACCCGCCGACGCCCTTGACTGGGCCTCGACCCTCCTGCTCGATGACGACCTCGGTGGATTTGGGGAGGGTTTAGTAGATGATTCCAAGCTGATACAGGACTTCCTGGCCACTCTGGAGGGCGAAAAGAagagtgctgctgctgctgccgctgaagacgacgacgacgatgactgtGTGATCCTGGAGGGCGACCCTGACAAGCCCCTTGTCCTCGTCGTCAAGGAGGAGAAGAAACCTGGTGACAAGGATGGGCCAGACGAAGAAGAGTTGCAGGTTCTTGGGGAGAAAGGAGAG GTAGCATGCAGGGATTTCCCTCATCCACGCCATCTATGTGCTAAATTGCCTTTCAGAACTGGATTCCATGCTAATCATTGCACTATG TGCCACTGTTATGTTTGTGATTCCCCTGCTCCATGCCCCAGCTGGGGCAAAGGTACCTTACCTACTGATCATTGCCATGCTACAGATAAGGATGGAAAATGGAGCAAACAGAGGCAACTACTTAAGCGTAAGGGCCTGTCACCATCTAAGCATGAAAATATCAAGAAAATGTTACTCTCAAGCACAAGAACACCATCCTCTCAGCAATATACAGGGCATCAAGTATCAGTTCCACAACCATTTACACCTTTGGGGATAACTGTGAACCAACCTTCAGCTGGAAGAGTTCCTGTTGCAAGCAATGTCATCCAAAATCAACAAATGCATCCACCTGTGAGAGCTGCACAGAATGTGGTGCCAGCTGTCCATCTGCCGAAGGCATCCGCTCCTGCCCCAAAAACCACGGGCAAACGATCCAAAAAGCCTGTGGCTGCTCCGACAGTTTATACAGCCCCAAATGGTTATGGCTTGAACCGTGCTGTTCCGAATGATGTACCTTGGCGTCCAGAACCCTTGGGTGTAATTCAGACACAAGGGGCACCAGGAAGCCATGGAATGCCAGGAAGCAATGGACTGCCAGGAATGAATGGAGCACCAGGAAGGAATGGACTGCCGGGAATGAACGGAGCACCAGGAAGGAATGGGCTGCCGGGAATGAACGGAGCACCAGGAAGGAATGGGCTGCCGGGAATGAACGGAGCACCAGGAAGGAATGGGCTGCCGGGAATGAAGGGAGCACCAGGAAGGAATGGGCTGCCAGGAATGAAGGGAGCACCAGGAAGGAATGGGCTGCCAGGAAGCAATGGCCTGCCAGGAATGAACGGAGCACCAGGAAGAAATGGACAGCCAGGAAGGAATGGACTGCACGGAAGCTATGGAGCACAAGGAAGAGATGGAGCAGCAGGAAGCAACGGAGCAGCAGGACGTCCAGGGCAGCCAGGAGGTACCGTTACGGTTATTCATGGTAACCCTACTCAGCGTTCTCTTGCTGCACCGGTACAGGTTCATCCAAGGGCACATCTTCGTGCTGCTCTTGGTACTATGCAGGCTCTTCAGTACTCCGCGTGGACAGCTCCGGGAACACAGCGCGCGCAAGATCCATCAGCAATCCAAAAATCATGGCAGGCTGCACTTGCTAATCTGGCGTCTGATCTGGGTGTGTCTGATTACAACACGAATCCACCACAGGTGCAACAGCCTGTCAGCACCCAGCCTCTGCAGCACAGTCAGCTACTTTCACAAGCAAAGGCAAGCCAGGGAGGTGAAATGCAGCACAGTAATACTCCGGCGACAGCACAAATGAGGCCTTCCAGTAATGGGCTTTGCCAGCTGAATCCCAAATCTGAAAAAAGTGTTGTTGGGATGCCGAAAACACAAGCCACGCAAGCCTTGTGTGTGATGAATTCCCACAGCAGTCTTGCTCCAAGTGAAACTTATCTGAAAAGTTTGGTAGCTAAACCTGCTGCAAAACAGTGA